A stretch of Rhododendron vialii isolate Sample 1 chromosome 4a, ASM3025357v1 DNA encodes these proteins:
- the LOC131321795 gene encoding loganic acid O-methyltransferase-like isoform X2, with product MASTIATKEIPDSRPMNGGDGDNSYFQNSTYQRGAVEGSKGVIFETIPDKLDINNLPKTFRIADFGCSTGPNTFFAMKNIMEAVMLKYQSTQEANLRKTTPEFHVSFNDHVDNDFNTLFKTLPPNRPYFAVGVPGSFHCQLLPEASLNIAHSSYALHWLSKVPPQVMDKGSPAWNRGKIYCAGNEKEVTKAYFAQFKADTDAFLKARAQELVEGGLVVVQISGVPNSKVLPSQIGGGLNCELLGDSLADMVKMGVITEEKLDSFNLPLYLPSNEEVKMVVEMNKCFTIEKICSLSHPSNYDPRPLDIERTCADVRAIKENLMQDHFGSENMDQLFHLFGQNLQKNRLLYDKVVRQDVYHFALLKRKGNI from the exons ATGGCTTCAACAATAGCTACAAAGGAAATTCCGGACTCACGTCCCATGAATGGAGGAGATGGAGACAATAGCTATTTTCAAAATTCCACTTATcag AGAGGAGCAGTAGAAGGTTCGAAAGgtgtaatttttgaaacaaTCCCCGACAAGCTTGACATTAATAACTTACCAAAAACATTTCGAATAGCTGACTTTGGATGTTCTACCGGACCTAACACATTCTTCGCcatgaaaaacattatggaAGCCGTAATGCTCAAGTACCAATCCACTCAAGAAGCTAATCTCCGAAAAACCACCCCGGAATTCCACGTCTCCTTCAACGATCACGTCGACAACGATTTCAACACCCTCTTCAAGACCTTGCCTCCGAACAGACCCTACTTTGCCGTTGGCGTGCCGGGTTCTTTCCATTGTCAGTTGCTTCCGGAAGCCTCTCTCAACATCGCACACTCGTCTTACGCTCTTCACTGGCTCTCCAAGGTTCCTCCGCAAGTAATGGACAAAGGCTCTCCAGCATGGAACAGGGGTAAGATTTATTGTGCAGGGAACGAGAAAGAGGTTACCAAGGCTTACTTTGCTCAGTTTAAGGCAGACACGGATGCCTTTCTAAAAGCTAGGGCTCAAGAGCTTGTTGAGGGAGGGTTGGTGGTGGTTCAAATCTCTGGTGTTCCCAACTCTAAGGTCCTTCCATCTCAGATTGGTGGTGGCCTAAATTGCGAACTCTTGGGAGATAGCTTAGCTGACATGGTGAAGATG GGAGTCATAACTGAAGAAAAACTGGACTCGTTCAACTTACCTCTGTATTTGCCAAGCAATGAGGAGGTGAAGATGGTCGTCGAAATGAACAAGTGTTTTACCATTGAGAAAATTTGTTCTTTGAGTCACCCCTCCAACTACGACCCGAGGCCCTTGGATATCGAAAGGACTTGTGCAGACGTAAGAGCTATCAAGGAGAACCTCATGCAGGATCATTTCGGAAGTGAAAACATGGACCAACTCTTTCATCTCTTTGGGCAAAATCTGCAAAAGAATCGACTGCTCTACGACAAGGTAGTCCGACAAGATGTTTACCATTTTGCCCTTCTAAAACGCAAAGGCAATATTTAG